A genomic region of Arachis stenosperma cultivar V10309 chromosome 9, arast.V10309.gnm1.PFL2, whole genome shotgun sequence contains the following coding sequences:
- the LOC130949971 gene encoding uncharacterized protein LOC130949971, with translation MDSRKRKQRQEESDSDSESESEPSDESEESSPGKKEKKKKKTKITPKKTPQKKNKVVVEDSLPEEDQYFDGERYEISSDELDEWLGENVHKSAAEGDNQADLRSTEGRYVSSETLPAVNLGSDDPSSQARTEQSSVNQPSQSMLTPNDSNMMVVREQTPSEALAIVPIQFFVPASQQTTTDADSEPTPMLQIEGARETTPETPKQLQETTPKLPPAPTKIHPDAEDAAALLMMARTATYVPKTDPGMPSFNLGLTDSSQEGASTQETEREKSPETATMLEQLDSLVQKLASSASKGKDESPQIQRETGGESSAKKTQMAILTSMRRCAL, from the exons atggactcaagaaaaagaaagcagaggCAAGAGGAGTCAGATTCTGACTCAGAATCTGAATCTGAACCAAGTGATGA GAGCGAAGAATCATCACCtgggaagaaggagaagaaaaagaaaaaaacaaaaataactcCAAAAAA AACACCACAAAAAAAGAACAAAGTTGTTGTGGAGGATTCACTTCCTGAAGAAGATCAATACTTTGACGG TGAGAGATATGAAATATCGAGTGACGAACTTGATGAATGGCTAGGGGAAAACGTTCATAAATCTGCTGCAGAGGG GGACAACCAAGCTGACCTGCGATCGACAGAAGGTCGCTATGTGTCCTCTGAAAC ACTACCGGCTGTGAACTTGGGAAGTGATGATCCTTCCTCTCAAGCACGCACAGAACAGAGTAGTGTAAACCAGCCGTCTCAGagcat gttGACTCCGAATGATTCCAATATGATGGTTGTTAGGGAACAAACGCCGTCGGAAGCGCTTGCAAT AGTCCCGATCCAGTTTTTTGTGCCGGCATCCCAGCAAACAACCACTGACGCAGATTCCGAACCAACCCCTATGCTACAGATTGAAGGGGCTAGAGAAAC CACTCCTGAAACCCCCAAACAACTTCAAGAAACAACACCCAAGCTTCCCCCAGCTCCAACAAAAAT TCATCCAGACGCAGAGGACGCTGCTGCCCTGTTGATGATGGCACGGACAGCAACCTATGTTCCTAAAACAGATCCGGGGATGCCATCATTCAACCTCGGATTGACAGATTCAAGCCAGGAGGGGGCGTCGACGCAGGAGACAGAAAGGGAAAAATCTCCAGAAACTGCAACTATGCTAGAACAATTGGACAGTTTGGTCCAAAAGTTAGCAAGCAGTGCGTCAAAGGGAAAAGACGAAAGTCCACAAATTCAGAGGGAGACTGGGGGAGAAAGTTCTGCAAA GAAGACGCAGATGGCAATACTAACGAGTATGAGGAGATGTGCACTCTGA